The Burkholderia ambifaria AMMD genome has a segment encoding these proteins:
- a CDS encoding bifunctional sugar phosphate isomerase/epimerase/4-hydroxyphenylpyruvate dioxygenase family protein encodes MQRSIATVSLSGTLAEKLAAVQAAGFDGVEIFENDLVYFDGSPADVRRMAADLGLDIVLFQPFRDFEGVSPAQLARNLDRIRRKFDVMHALGTDRILVCSNVSPDTIADDALLVDQLGALAEAAREAGVVAAYEALAWGRVVNRYGHAWQLVNAVNSPHLGLALDSFHTLSLDDSPDAIADIPGDRIAFVQIADAPKLAMDVLEWSRHFRSFPGQGDFDLARFTARVIESGYTGPLSLEIFNDGFRAAPTAITAADGHRSLLYLEELTRARLAQDGRAPAADQPLFAPPAPPAHVGFQFIEFAVDAQAAATVGAWLGKMRFRLAGRHRSKDVTLFQHGAASIVLNAERDSFADAFFQQHGLSLCASAFRVDDAKVAFERAAGFGYAPFSGRVGPNERVLPSVQAPDGSLEYFVDETPNAPTLYESDFVLTDIDGPTEVGPLTGIDHVCLALPADALDTWILFFKTAFGFEAERSWLVPDPYGLMRSRAVRSADGSVRIALNASVDRHTAVAESLDRYHGTGLNHVAFRTDDIVKTVAAFAADGVPFLRIPPNYYDDLAARYALPDELIDTLSAHHLLYDRDENGGEFLHAYTELVDNRFSLEIVERRGGYDGYGAANAAVRLAAQAQRRK; translated from the coding sequence ATGCAGCGCTCGATCGCCACCGTGTCACTGTCCGGCACCCTCGCCGAGAAGCTCGCCGCCGTCCAGGCCGCCGGCTTCGACGGTGTCGAAATTTTCGAGAACGACCTCGTCTACTTCGACGGATCGCCCGCCGACGTGCGGCGCATGGCCGCCGATCTCGGCCTCGACATCGTGCTGTTCCAGCCGTTTCGCGACTTCGAGGGCGTGAGCCCGGCCCAGCTCGCCCGCAATCTCGACCGCATCCGGCGCAAGTTCGACGTGATGCACGCGCTCGGCACCGACCGCATCCTGGTGTGCAGCAACGTGTCGCCCGACACGATCGCGGACGACGCGCTGCTGGTCGACCAGCTCGGCGCGCTCGCCGAAGCCGCGCGGGAGGCTGGCGTGGTCGCCGCGTACGAGGCGCTCGCGTGGGGCCGCGTCGTGAATCGGTACGGCCATGCGTGGCAGCTGGTGAACGCGGTGAACAGCCCGCACCTCGGCCTCGCGCTCGACAGCTTCCATACGCTGTCGCTCGACGATTCGCCGGACGCGATCGCCGACATTCCCGGCGACCGGATCGCGTTCGTGCAGATCGCCGATGCGCCGAAGCTCGCGATGGACGTGCTCGAATGGAGCCGCCACTTCCGCTCGTTCCCCGGCCAGGGCGACTTCGACCTCGCCCGCTTCACGGCTCGCGTGATCGAGTCCGGCTATACGGGGCCGCTGTCGCTCGAGATCTTCAACGACGGCTTCCGCGCCGCACCGACCGCGATCACGGCCGCCGACGGCCACCGCTCGCTGCTCTATCTGGAAGAACTGACGCGCGCGCGGCTCGCACAGGACGGCCGCGCGCCGGCCGCCGACCAGCCGCTGTTCGCGCCGCCGGCGCCGCCCGCGCACGTCGGGTTCCAGTTCATCGAATTCGCGGTCGACGCGCAGGCGGCGGCCACTGTCGGCGCATGGCTCGGCAAGATGCGGTTCCGGCTCGCGGGCCGCCATCGGTCGAAGGACGTGACGCTGTTCCAGCACGGCGCCGCATCGATCGTGCTGAACGCCGAGCGCGACTCGTTCGCCGATGCGTTCTTCCAGCAGCATGGGTTGTCGCTCTGTGCGTCGGCGTTTCGCGTCGACGATGCGAAGGTAGCGTTCGAACGCGCGGCCGGCTTCGGCTACGCGCCGTTTTCCGGGCGCGTCGGCCCGAATGAGCGCGTGCTGCCGAGCGTGCAGGCGCCGGACGGCAGCCTCGAATACTTCGTCGACGAGACGCCGAACGCGCCGACGCTGTATGAATCGGATTTCGTGCTGACCGACATCGATGGCCCCACCGAAGTCGGGCCGCTGACGGGCATCGATCACGTGTGCCTCGCGCTGCCGGCGGACGCGCTCGATACGTGGATCCTGTTCTTCAAGACTGCATTCGGCTTCGAAGCCGAGCGCAGCTGGCTCGTCCCCGACCCGTACGGCCTGATGCGCAGCCGGGCGGTGCGCAGCGCGGACGGCTCGGTGCGGATCGCGCTGAATGCGTCGGTCGACCGCCATACGGCCGTCGCCGAATCGCTGGACCGCTATCACGGCACGGGGCTGAACCACGTCGCGTTCCGGACCGACGACATCGTGAAGACGGTCGCCGCGTTTGCAGCCGACGGCGTGCCGTTCCTGCGGATCCCGCCGAACTACTACGACGATCTCGCCGCGCGCTACGCGCTGCCGGATGAGCTGATCGACACGCTGAGCGCCCACCATCTGCTGTACGACCGCGACGAAAACGGCGGCGAATTCCTGCATGCGTATACGGAACTGGTCGACAACCGCTTCTCGCTCGAGATCGTCGAGCGGCGCGGCGGCTACGACGGCTACGGTGCGGCAAACGCGGCCGTGCGGCTCGCCGCGCAGGCCCAGCGCAGGAAATAA
- a CDS encoding AraC family transcriptional regulator: MTTFLAAPPMSLSDTLRYQPDNADLGAMLAHFRLLEPVFDALPDVAFFVKDANGRYALVNRTLAMRCGYKDKRDLLGKTTDEVFPRRFGRTYFEQDMATITAGQQLMDQLELHLYPGRQPGWCLTCKEPLRDAAGKVVGLAGISRDLKAQEGSHPAYSKLADVVQHIQDHYVQPLNLKQLAQMAGMSVAQLERYFHKVFHLTPRQVLLKTRLDAATALLVTHDKVTDVAALCGYTDHSAFTRQFKATVGVTPTEYRLMLQDRAG, encoded by the coding sequence ATGACGACCTTCCTTGCCGCACCGCCCATGAGCCTGTCCGATACGTTGCGCTACCAGCCCGACAACGCCGATCTCGGCGCGATGCTCGCGCACTTCCGCCTGCTCGAGCCGGTGTTCGACGCGCTGCCCGACGTCGCGTTCTTCGTGAAGGACGCGAACGGCCGCTACGCGCTCGTCAACCGCACGCTGGCCATGCGCTGCGGCTACAAGGACAAGCGCGACCTGCTCGGCAAGACGACCGACGAAGTGTTTCCGCGCCGCTTCGGCCGCACCTATTTCGAGCAGGACATGGCGACGATCACCGCCGGCCAGCAACTGATGGACCAGCTCGAGCTGCATCTGTATCCGGGCCGTCAGCCGGGCTGGTGCCTGACCTGCAAGGAGCCGCTGCGCGACGCGGCTGGCAAGGTGGTCGGCCTCGCGGGCATTTCGCGCGACCTGAAGGCGCAAGAGGGCTCGCATCCGGCCTACAGCAAGCTCGCCGACGTGGTCCAGCACATCCAGGATCACTACGTGCAGCCGCTGAACCTCAAGCAGCTCGCGCAGATGGCCGGGATGTCGGTCGCGCAGTTGGAGCGCTACTTCCACAAGGTGTTTCACCTGACGCCGCGCCAGGTGCTGCTGAAAACGCGACTCGACGCGGCCACGGCGCTGCTCGTCACGCACGACAAGGTGACGGACGTGGCGGCGCTATGCGGTTATACGGATCACAGCGCGTTCACGCGCCAGTTCAAGGCGACGGTCGGCGTGACGCCGACGGAATACCGGCTGATGCTGCAGGATCGGGCGGGGTGA
- a CDS encoding branched-chain amino acid ABC transporter substrate-binding protein, translating to MKLKVSHVALAAACALSGAHAIAADVVKIGFAAPLTGPQSNYGADMQKGVQLAIADFNATHPTIGGKPVTFQLDSQDDQADPRTGTTVAQRLIDDNVRGVIGHFNSGTSIPASDLYDRAGLPQISMATSPQYTARGYKTTYRLLTSDAQAGRIVGTYAVKSLHFKRIAIIDDRTAYGQGIADEFAKAVQAAGGTIVKRDFTNDKALDFSAILTNLKGVNPDAIFYGGGDAQSSPMIRKMRQLGMKSAFVTGEMSRSPTFLKVGGEAAEGAIVYMGGLPKEKMPGFAGYASRYKARFNEDVITYSPYAYDGTIALLTAMKDANSTDPKVYTPYLGKVSVKGVSAPSIAYDAKGDLKDAPVTIYKVEHGAFKPVDTIAGN from the coding sequence GTGAAGCTGAAGGTATCGCACGTCGCGCTGGCTGCTGCCTGCGCACTGTCGGGCGCACACGCCATCGCCGCCGACGTCGTCAAGATCGGTTTCGCCGCACCGCTGACGGGGCCGCAGTCGAACTACGGCGCGGACATGCAGAAGGGCGTGCAACTCGCGATCGCCGATTTCAACGCAACGCATCCGACGATCGGCGGCAAGCCCGTCACGTTCCAGCTCGACTCGCAGGACGACCAGGCCGACCCGCGCACCGGCACGACCGTCGCGCAGCGGCTGATCGACGACAATGTCCGCGGGGTCATCGGCCACTTCAACTCGGGCACGAGCATTCCGGCGTCCGACCTGTACGATCGCGCGGGGCTGCCGCAGATCTCGATGGCGACGTCGCCGCAATACACGGCGCGCGGCTATAAGACGACCTACCGGCTGCTGACGAGCGACGCGCAGGCCGGCCGCATCGTCGGCACCTATGCGGTGAAGTCGCTGCACTTCAAGCGCATCGCGATCATCGACGACCGCACGGCCTACGGCCAGGGCATCGCCGACGAATTCGCGAAGGCCGTGCAGGCCGCGGGCGGCACGATCGTCAAGCGCGACTTCACGAACGACAAGGCGCTCGACTTCTCCGCGATCCTGACCAATCTGAAGGGCGTCAACCCCGACGCGATCTTCTACGGCGGCGGCGACGCGCAGTCTTCGCCGATGATCCGCAAGATGCGCCAGCTCGGCATGAAGTCGGCATTCGTGACCGGCGAGATGTCGCGCTCGCCGACGTTCCTGAAGGTCGGCGGCGAAGCGGCCGAAGGCGCGATCGTCTACATGGGCGGGCTGCCGAAGGAAAAGATGCCGGGCTTCGCCGGCTACGCATCGCGCTACAAGGCACGCTTCAACGAAGACGTGATCACCTACTCGCCCTACGCGTACGACGGCACGATCGCGCTGCTCACCGCGATGAAGGACGCGAACTCGACCGACCCGAAGGTCTATACGCCGTATCTCGGCAAGGTGTCGGTCAAGGGCGTGTCGGCGCCGAGCATCGCGTACGACGCGAAGGGCGACCTGAAGGATGCGCCGGTGACGATCTACAAGGTCGAGCACGGCGCGTTCAAGCCGGTCGACACGATCGCCGGCAACTGA
- a CDS encoding MFS transporter, with translation MQASELSGVPRAAERALTRSDYKTLGLAALGGALEFYDFIIFVFFAPAIGQLFFPHDIPDWLRQLQTFGIFAAGYLARPLGGVIMAHFGDLFGRKRMFTLSVLMMSVPTLLMGLLPTYESVGILAPVLLLLFRVLQGAAVGGEVPGAWVFVSEHVPSRHIGYACGTLTAGLTAGILLGSLVAAGINSRYSGAEVTAFAWRIPFLLGGVFGLFSVYLRRWLHETPVFAEMKAKKALAAEIPLKAVLRDHGRAVIVSMLLTWMLSAAIVVVILMTPALLQKQFHLTPATTLFANSVATLCLTAGCITAGSLAGWIGAKRVLGIGGLVLAACYYLLFVQVAADASTLPLYYGIAGFAVGTIGAVPFVMVRSFPAVVRFSGISFSYNVAYAIFGGLTPVIVSLMMKSNPLAPVVYVAAICVLGAIAVQFSKDAPDLNDAR, from the coding sequence ATGCAAGCTTCCGAATTGAGCGGCGTGCCTCGCGCCGCCGAACGCGCGCTCACGCGCAGCGACTACAAAACCCTTGGCCTTGCCGCACTCGGCGGCGCCCTCGAGTTCTACGACTTCATCATCTTCGTGTTCTTCGCGCCGGCGATCGGGCAGCTGTTCTTCCCGCACGACATTCCCGACTGGCTGCGCCAGTTGCAGACGTTCGGCATCTTCGCGGCCGGCTATCTCGCGCGCCCGCTCGGCGGCGTGATCATGGCGCACTTCGGCGACCTGTTCGGCCGCAAGCGGATGTTTACGCTGAGCGTGCTGATGATGTCGGTGCCGACGCTGCTGATGGGCCTGCTGCCGACTTACGAATCGGTCGGCATCCTCGCGCCGGTGTTGCTGCTGCTGTTCCGCGTGCTGCAAGGCGCGGCGGTCGGCGGCGAAGTGCCGGGCGCATGGGTGTTCGTGTCGGAGCACGTGCCGTCGCGCCACATCGGCTATGCGTGCGGCACGCTGACCGCGGGCCTCACGGCCGGCATCCTGCTCGGCTCGCTGGTCGCCGCCGGCATCAACAGCCGTTACTCGGGCGCCGAAGTCACCGCGTTCGCGTGGCGCATTCCGTTCCTGCTCGGCGGCGTGTTCGGCCTGTTCTCCGTGTACCTGCGCCGCTGGCTGCACGAGACGCCGGTGTTCGCCGAAATGAAGGCGAAGAAGGCGCTCGCGGCCGAGATTCCGCTGAAGGCCGTGCTGCGCGACCACGGCCGCGCGGTGATCGTGTCGATGCTGCTCACGTGGATGCTGTCGGCGGCGATCGTCGTCGTGATCCTGATGACGCCCGCGCTGCTGCAGAAGCAGTTCCACCTGACGCCCGCGACCACCCTGTTCGCGAACAGCGTCGCGACGCTGTGCCTGACGGCCGGCTGCATCACCGCCGGCTCGCTCGCGGGCTGGATCGGCGCGAAGCGCGTGCTCGGCATCGGCGGCTTGGTGCTGGCCGCGTGCTACTACCTGCTGTTCGTGCAGGTCGCGGCCGACGCGTCGACGCTGCCGCTGTACTACGGGATCGCCGGCTTCGCGGTCGGCACGATCGGCGCGGTGCCGTTCGTGATGGTCCGCAGCTTCCCGGCCGTCGTACGCTTCTCGGGCATCTCGTTCTCGTACAACGTCGCGTATGCGATCTTCGGCGGCCTCACGCCGGTGATCGTGTCGCTGATGATGAAGTCGAATCCGCTCGCGCCGGTCGTGTACGTCGCGGCAATCTGCGTGCTCGGCGCGATCGCCGTGCAGTTCTCGAAGGATGCGCCGGATCTGAACGACGCACGCTGA
- a CDS encoding DoxX family protein, translating to MTRSVDSGVIFFARLALAALFLWGGVMKLLGYSDFIGYLHALNVPYPQVMGPVVVTIEALGGLLLIVGYKVRPLALLLAFYTIATAMVGHNFWDATDAAVQHDMVIHFWKNVAIAGGFLLLFVTGAGGASIDALRRPSSSYGALR from the coding sequence ATGACGCGTTCCGTCGATTCCGGCGTCATTTTTTTCGCGCGCCTGGCGCTGGCGGCGTTGTTCTTGTGGGGCGGCGTGATGAAGCTGCTCGGCTACAGCGATTTCATCGGCTATCTGCACGCGCTGAACGTGCCCTATCCGCAGGTGATGGGCCCGGTCGTCGTGACGATCGAAGCGCTCGGCGGCCTGTTGTTGATCGTCGGCTACAAGGTCAGGCCGCTCGCGTTGCTGCTGGCGTTCTATACGATCGCGACCGCGATGGTGGGACACAACTTCTGGGACGCGACCGACGCCGCGGTCCAGCATGATATGGTGATCCACTTCTGGAAGAACGTCGCGATCGCCGGTGGCTTCCTGCTGCTGTTCGTGACCGGCGCCGGCGGCGCGAGCATCGACGCGCTGCGCCGGCCGAGTTCGTCGTATGGCGCGCTGCGCTGA
- a CDS encoding RbsD/FucU family protein encodes MLKNLDPLLHADILHALRAMGHGDEVAICDANFPAESVAEHTVVGRALRIDGADSARVARAVLSVLPLDTFVDTPAWRMEVVGDPAAVPPVQREVQAEIDRAEGRAVPLTGIDRFAFYERAQQAYAVIVTGELRGYGCFLFKKGVLLSDAA; translated from the coding sequence ATGCTGAAGAATCTCGATCCGCTGCTGCACGCCGACATCCTGCACGCGCTGCGCGCGATGGGCCACGGAGATGAAGTGGCGATCTGCGATGCGAATTTCCCGGCGGAATCCGTCGCCGAGCACACGGTGGTCGGCCGCGCGCTGCGCATCGACGGCGCCGATTCGGCGCGCGTCGCGCGCGCGGTGCTGTCCGTGCTGCCGCTCGACACGTTCGTCGACACGCCCGCATGGCGGATGGAAGTCGTCGGCGATCCGGCCGCGGTGCCGCCGGTGCAGCGCGAGGTGCAGGCCGAGATCGATCGTGCGGAAGGGCGCGCGGTGCCGCTCACGGGCATCGATCGTTTCGCGTTCTACGAGCGCGCGCAGCAGGCCTACGCGGTGATCGTCACCGGCGAGCTGCGCGGCTACGGCTGCTTTCTGTTCAAGAAAGGCGTGCTGCTGAGCGACGCGGCTTAG
- a CDS encoding nuclear transport factor 2 family protein gives MNTAQTVQSAHADLIDRYFDAWNEPDAVRRRALIDATYASDAAYRDPLMAGDGHAGIDTMIAAVQERFPAFRFRRTTDVDGFGQHLRFSWALVSPDGAAVVKGSDFGIVDASGRLKSVTGFIDEMPAAGS, from the coding sequence ATGAACACCGCCCAAACCGTCCAGTCCGCTCACGCCGACCTGATCGACCGTTATTTCGATGCATGGAACGAACCCGACGCCGTGCGGCGGCGCGCGCTGATCGATGCGACCTACGCGAGCGACGCGGCCTATCGCGATCCGCTGATGGCCGGCGACGGCCACGCGGGCATCGACACGATGATCGCGGCGGTGCAGGAACGCTTCCCCGCATTCCGTTTCCGCCGCACGACCGACGTCGACGGGTTCGGCCAGCACCTGCGCTTCTCGTGGGCGCTCGTGTCGCCCGACGGCGCGGCGGTCGTGAAGGGTTCGGATTTCGGCATCGTCGACGCGTCGGGCCGCCTGAAGTCGGTCACCGGTTTCATCGACGAAATGCCGGCCGCGGGGTCGTGA
- a CDS encoding cysteine hydrolase family protein codes for MQQALLIVDIQPTFAPPEWLVTRVRALVGRLPSVATVERHDEARVPFERQLGWRPSRDDDSLIAADRVFVKHGYGLPVEAVEHLRALAPERVLVCGIQTDTCVLAAGFALFDAGLHPTLLADLTAGSSLDRSGELGVRLWKHHFGRVEYAHALFDLRNDHA; via the coding sequence ATGCAGCAAGCCCTCCTGATCGTCGACATCCAGCCGACGTTCGCGCCGCCCGAATGGCTCGTCACCCGCGTGCGCGCGCTCGTCGGGCGCCTGCCGAGCGTCGCGACGGTCGAGCGCCACGACGAAGCGCGCGTGCCGTTCGAGCGGCAGCTCGGCTGGCGACCGTCCCGCGACGACGACAGCCTGATCGCCGCCGATCGCGTGTTCGTCAAGCACGGCTACGGGCTGCCCGTCGAAGCCGTCGAGCACTTGCGCGCGCTCGCGCCGGAACGCGTGCTCGTCTGCGGCATCCAGACCGACACGTGCGTGCTCGCGGCCGGCTTCGCGCTGTTCGACGCGGGCCTGCACCCGACGCTGCTCGCGGATCTCACGGCCGGTTCGTCGCTCGATCGCAGCGGCGAACTCGGCGTGCGGCTGTGGAAACATCATTTCGGCCGCGTCGAGTACGCGCATGCGTTGTTCGACCTGCGGAACGACCACGCGTAG
- the garD gene encoding galactarate dehydratase — protein sequence MTASPLYIRVHPDDNVAIVVNDGGLPEGATFADGLTLREGVPQGHKVALADLAAGEPIVRYNVVIGYALTELRRGSWVNERTMRMPEPPGLDNLPLATRAAPPLAPLEGYTFEGFRNADGSVGTRNILAITTTVQCVSGVVEHAVKRIKEELLPRYPNVDDVVGLEHTYGCGVAIDAPDADIPIRTLRNISLNPNFGGEVMTVSLGCEKLQPERLLPPGTIPLTADGATDNGGVVCLQDAAHVGFHSMIDSIMKMAESHLERLNRRRRETCPASDLVVGVQCGGSDAFSGLTANPAVGFAADLLVRAGATIMFSEVTEVRDGVAQLTSRAANEDVAREIIREMDWYDRYLERGRVDRSANTTPGNKKGGLSNIVEKAMGSIVKSGSAPIAGVVRPGDRARQKGLLYAATPASDFICGTLQLAAGMNLHIFTTGRGTPYGLAQVPVIKVATRSDLARRWHDLMDLDAGQIATGAASIEDVGWELFRLMLDVASGKRRTWAEQWKLANALTLFNPAPVT from the coding sequence ATGACTGCTTCCCCTCTCTACATCCGCGTGCACCCGGACGACAACGTCGCGATCGTCGTCAACGACGGCGGCCTGCCCGAGGGCGCGACGTTCGCCGACGGCCTGACGCTGCGCGAAGGCGTGCCGCAAGGGCACAAGGTCGCGCTGGCCGACCTCGCGGCCGGCGAGCCGATCGTCCGCTACAACGTCGTGATCGGCTATGCGCTCACGGAGCTGCGCCGCGGCAGCTGGGTCAACGAGCGCACGATGCGCATGCCCGAGCCGCCGGGGCTCGACAACCTGCCGCTCGCCACGCGCGCCGCGCCGCCGCTGGCGCCGCTCGAAGGCTATACGTTCGAGGGCTTCCGCAATGCCGACGGCTCGGTCGGCACGCGCAACATCCTCGCGATCACGACGACCGTGCAGTGCGTATCCGGCGTCGTCGAGCATGCGGTGAAGCGGATCAAGGAAGAACTGCTGCCGCGTTACCCGAACGTCGACGACGTGGTCGGGCTCGAGCACACGTACGGCTGCGGCGTCGCGATCGATGCGCCCGACGCCGACATTCCGATCCGCACGCTGCGCAACATCAGCCTGAACCCGAACTTCGGCGGCGAGGTGATGACGGTGAGCCTCGGCTGCGAGAAGCTGCAGCCCGAGCGCCTGCTGCCGCCCGGCACGATTCCGCTGACGGCGGACGGCGCAACTGACAACGGCGGTGTGGTGTGCCTGCAGGACGCCGCGCACGTCGGCTTCCACTCGATGATCGACTCGATCATGAAGATGGCCGAATCGCACCTCGAGCGGCTGAACCGCCGTCGCCGCGAAACCTGTCCGGCGTCGGATCTCGTCGTCGGCGTACAGTGCGGCGGCAGCGACGCGTTCTCGGGGCTGACCGCGAACCCGGCGGTCGGTTTTGCGGCCGACCTGCTGGTGCGCGCCGGTGCGACGATCATGTTCTCGGAAGTGACCGAAGTGCGCGACGGTGTCGCGCAACTCACGTCGCGCGCCGCGAACGAGGACGTCGCCCGCGAGATCATCCGCGAGATGGACTGGTACGACCGTTACCTGGAGCGCGGCCGCGTCGACCGCAGCGCGAACACCACACCCGGCAACAAGAAGGGCGGCCTGTCGAACATCGTCGAGAAGGCGATGGGCTCGATCGTGAAGTCGGGCAGCGCGCCGATCGCCGGCGTCGTGCGTCCCGGCGATCGTGCCCGGCAAAAGGGGCTGCTGTACGCGGCGACGCCCGCGAGCGACTTCATCTGCGGCACGCTGCAGCTCGCGGCGGGGATGAACCTGCACATTTTCACGACGGGCCGCGGCACGCCGTACGGCCTCGCGCAGGTGCCGGTGATCAAGGTCGCGACGCGCAGCGATCTCGCGCGCCGCTGGCACGACCTGATGGATCTCGACGCGGGGCAGATCGCGACCGGCGCGGCGTCGATCGAGGACGTGGGCTGGGAGCTGTTCCGGCTGATGCTCGACGTCGCGAGCGGCAAGCGCCGCACGTGGGCCGAGCAATGGAAGCTCGCGAATGCGCTGACGCTGTTCAATCCGGCGCCGGTGACCTGA